From one Vicinamibacterales bacterium genomic stretch:
- the pheA gene encoding prephenate dehydratase — protein MDLARLRSAIDDADRKLLRLIDDRMQLALRAGRLKPVVEDPAREEEVLRNVNAARDTLLDAPFIEALFRAIMEESRRLQDRRFRLVAFQGERGAWGELAARSYGASLVPMPCREFRDVFQGVADGAMDVGLVPVENSIEGAVGEVNDLLVETNLRIVGEVLQPIHHALLALPGTDRRDIRAVYSHPQALGQCRGFLSRLGLEARPFYDTAGAARWLANDRPQSVAVLASTLSASLYGLDVVEERVEDHAANTTRFLALARDGTGSVGRKCSLVFSAPHRAGALLDVLRVFAEEQLNLTRIESRPVRSDPGAFAFLLDFLGARDDEHVVRALGRIPELTLTWKVLGFYEPAASANGL, from the coding sequence ATGGATCTCGCGAGACTGCGTTCGGCCATTGACGATGCGGACCGGAAGTTGCTGCGGTTGATTGACGACCGGATGCAACTGGCGCTCAGAGCCGGGCGTCTCAAACCCGTCGTGGAGGATCCGGCCCGGGAGGAAGAAGTCCTGCGGAACGTGAACGCCGCCCGCGACACGCTGCTCGACGCGCCGTTCATCGAGGCTCTGTTCCGCGCGATCATGGAGGAGTCTCGCCGCCTCCAGGACCGTCGCTTCCGCCTCGTCGCGTTCCAGGGCGAGCGTGGCGCGTGGGGTGAACTCGCGGCCAGGAGCTACGGCGCCAGCCTGGTTCCGATGCCGTGCCGCGAGTTCCGCGACGTCTTCCAGGGCGTGGCCGACGGCGCCATGGACGTCGGGCTCGTCCCCGTCGAGAACTCGATCGAGGGCGCGGTCGGTGAAGTGAACGACCTGCTGGTCGAAACCAACTTGCGGATTGTCGGGGAGGTGCTCCAGCCGATCCATCACGCGCTGCTGGCGCTTCCTGGAACCGATCGTCGCGACATCAGGGCGGTGTACTCCCACCCGCAGGCCCTCGGCCAGTGCCGGGGGTTCCTCTCGCGTCTGGGGCTCGAGGCGCGGCCCTTCTACGACACCGCGGGTGCGGCGCGGTGGTTGGCCAACGATCGGCCGCAGTCCGTGGCGGTGCTCGCGAGCACGCTGTCGGCCTCCCTCTACGGGCTAGACGTCGTCGAGGAACGCGTCGAGGACCACGCCGCGAACACGACGCGCTTCCTCGCGCTCGCCCGCGACGGGACCGGCTCGGTCGGTCGGAAGTGCTCGCTCGTATTCTCGGCGCCGCACCGTGCCGGTGCGCTGCTCGACGTGCTGCGCGTGTTTGCCGAAGAGCAGTTGAACCTCACGCGCATCGAGTCGCGTCCCGTTCGGAGCGACCCGGGCGCGTTCGCCTTCCTGCTGGACTTCCTCGGTGCGCGGGACGACGAGCACGTCGTCCGGGCGCTCGGGCGGATCCCGGAATTGACGCTGACCTGGAAAGTGCTGGGGTTCTACGAGCCGGCGGCGTCGGCGAACGGGCTCTGA
- a CDS encoding Plug domain-containing protein, with product MDLRHRGWTAGLVGLAGVGVLGAPATARSQTTPPRFEESVLVTPAASPVSFQALARHVWVLDRAEIDQLPGRSLADILAYAMSVDVRSRGPLGVQADFSLRGSGFGQVAVMIDGVRIEVCYGAGSFWVTPQTRRSARRPAGRQTSASIIARHTASASGTVRLPARLTLAQRLAFVRRVDGRQYVLWDLRVTRSVGKVELTIDAANLLDRQYQETRGVDMPGRWIRAGVRASLY from the coding sequence ATGGACTTGAGACATCGAGGATGGACGGCGGGTCTCGTCGGTCTGGCGGGCGTTGGCGTGCTCGGCGCGCCGGCCACCGCCCGGTCGCAGACCACACCCCCGCGTTTCGAGGAGTCGGTGCTGGTGACGCCGGCCGCGTCTCCCGTGTCGTTTCAGGCGCTGGCCCGTCACGTCTGGGTGCTCGACCGAGCGGAGATTGACCAACTGCCTGGCCGCTCGCTGGCGGACATCCTCGCGTACGCCATGAGCGTCGACGTGCGGTCGCGCGGACCGCTTGGCGTGCAGGCCGACTTCTCGCTGCGCGGATCGGGCTTCGGCCAGGTGGCCGTGATGATTGACGGCGTCCGCATCGAGGTGTGCTACGGCGCCGGATCGTTCTGGGTGACGCCGCAGACGCGAAGGTCGGCCAGGAGACCGGCTGGGAGGCAGACGTCGGCGTCGATCATCGCCCGCCATACGGCCTCGGCCAGCGGCACCGTTCGCCTGCCGGCGCGCCTCACGCTGGCGCAGCGCCTGGCGTTCGTGCGCCGCGTGGACGGACGCCAGTACGTCCTCTGGGATCTTCGCGTGACGCGGTCCGTCGGCAAGGTCGAGCTGACAATCGACGCCGCGAACCTCCTGGACCGGCAGTACCAGGAGACACGTGGCGTCGACATGCCGGGACGTTGGATTCGCGCGGGCGTGCGGGCGTCGCTCTACTGA